In one Lolium rigidum isolate FL_2022 chromosome 3, APGP_CSIRO_Lrig_0.1, whole genome shotgun sequence genomic region, the following are encoded:
- the LOC124700803 gene encoding non-specific lipid transfer protein GPI-anchored 5-like, producing MAAIAARSLVLAAAVAALLVASVSAQSGCTAALVGLYPCMNYISGNDTAPTKSCCSQLSSVVQSQPQCLCSALGSDSVGGMTINKTRALEMPQACNVQTPPASKCNGAGGGSAPMAGDTPAVQTPGLGSKTTPSGYLQESGGSSLHGPASLVFALAAAAVYAMSAV from the exons ATGGCGGCGATCGCAGCAAGAAGCCTCGTCCTGGCCGCGGCCGTCGCGGCGCTGCTGGTGGCGTCAGTGTCGGCGCAGTCCGGATGCACGGCGGCACTCGTGGGCCTGTACCCGTGCATGAACTATATCAGCGGCAACGACACGGCGCCGACCAAGTCCTGCTGCTCTCAGCTCAGCTCCGTCGTGCAGTCGCAGCCGCAGTGCCTGTGCAGCGCTCTCGGCAGCGACTCGGTCGGCGGCATGACCATCAACAAGACGCGCGCGCTCGAAATGCCACAGGCGTGCAACGTGCAGACCCCGCCGGCGAGCAAGTGCAACGGCG CTGGTGGTGGCAGTGCTCCGATGGCCGGCGACACGCCAGCGGTGCAGACGCCGGGCTTGGGATCGAAGACGACGCCGTCGGGGTACCTCCAGGAGAGTGGAGGCTCGTCGCTCCACGGGCCAGCGAGTCTGGTGTTCGCGCTCGCGGCCGCTGCCGTTTACGCCATGTCCGCCGTTTGA
- the LOC124697671 gene encoding non-specific lipid transfer protein GPI-anchored 16-like, whose product MVSAAVVAMAVLLLSSVAMSVSGQAVATSCTASLISTFTPCLNFVTGSTNGGGSPTQQCCRAVAGVVRTAEDCACLILTGNVPFGLPINRTLAISLTRICKSLSVPLKCRDTAVQIPAAGPIAFAPALPPLPPLPPVSSVDPPATSPDAAEVDAPPITQSQRPVVVPSSAWTSARALSAPASVVLVVVSSVLVLIT is encoded by the exons ATGGTGAGCGCGGCGGTGGTGGCCATGGCCGTGCTGTTGCTGTCGTCGGTGGCGATGTCGGTATCGGGGCAGGCGGTGGCGACGTCGTGCACGGCGTCGCTGATCAGCACGTTCACACCGTGCCTCAACTTCGTGACGGGGAGCACCAACGGCGGGGGCTCGCCGACGCAGCAGTGCTGCAGGGCGGTGGCCGGGGTGGTGCGCACCGCCGAGGACTGCGCGTGCCTCATCCTCACCGGCAACGTGCCCTTCGGCCTCCCCATCAACCGCACCCTCGCCATCTCCCTCACCAGGATCTGTAAATCGCTCTCCGTCCCCCTCAAGTGCAGAG ATACGGCAGTACAAATCCCAGCTGCAG GGCCTATTGCGTTTGCTCCGGCACTTCCCCCTCTGC CACCGTTGCCCCCGGTATCATCGGTGGATCCGCCAGCGACGTCGCCGGACGCGGCAGAGGTGGACGCGCCCCCGATCACGCAGAGCCAGAGGCCGGTGGTGGTGCCCAGCTCGGCCTGGACGAGCGCTCGTGCGCTCTCGGCACCTGCATCCGTTGTGCTGGTTGTCGTTTCATCCGTTCTTGTTTTGATCACATAG
- the LOC124700802 gene encoding non-specific lipid transfer protein GPI-anchored 5-like has protein sequence MSRRGNILLAAAVAALMVASAAAQSGCTTVLIGLYPCLNYISGNETAPTKSCCSQLSSVVQSQPQCLCSALGGDSVGGMTINKTRALELPKACNVQTPPVSKCNDGGGASAPGAAVAPTTPDVQTPVPAGSGSKATPSGSLQGSGVSSLNGLAGLVFAFVAAAFYTMSTV, from the exons ATGTCCCGCAGAGGCAACATCCTCCTagcggcagcggtggcggcgctgatggtggcctcggcggcggcgcagtcCGGGTGCACAACGGTGCTCATCGGCCTGTACCCGTGCCTGAACTACATCAGCGGCAACGAGACGGCGCCGACCAAATCCTGCTGCTCGCAGCTCAGCTCCGTCGTGCAGTCCCAGCCGCAGTGCCTCTGcagcgcgctcggcggcgactcaGTCGGCGGCATGACCATTAATAAGACTCGGGCGCTGGAGCTCCCGAAGGCGTGCAATGTGCAGACTCCTCCGGTGAGCAAGTGTAACGACG GTGGTGGTGCCAGTGCTCccggcgccgccgtcgcgccgACCACGCCGGATGTACAGACACCTGTGCCTGCCGGATCAGGGTCGAAGGCCACGCCGTCGGGGTCGCTGCAGGGGAGCGGCGTCTCGTCTCTCAATGGCCTGGCGGGCCTGGTGTTCGCGTTCGTGGCTGCTGCGTTCTACACCATGTCCACCGTATGA
- the LOC124697673 gene encoding non-specific lipid transfer protein GPI-anchored 5-like translates to MGAGYDVAALGLGLAVAAALLACQCAAQGQAPAPAPDPAGSGGSGCMPELVSLSPCMGYMSGNATAPGATCCTAVSGVLGSSPRCLCMVLGGTAATLGVAMDSARALQLPAACRVQPPPASQCDCNHGSSGGVLLSKHCSGRYVQNVYRLTISEPRH, encoded by the exons ATGGGAGCGGGTTACGACGTCGCTGCGCTTGGCCTTGGCCTGGCCGTGGCGGCAGCGCTGCTGGCGTGCCAGTGCGCGGCGCAGGGGCAggctccggcgccggcgccggaccCGGCAGGCAGCGGGGGCTCGGGCTGCATGCCGGAGCTCGTGAGCCTGTCGCCGTGCATGGGCTACATGTCGGGCAACGCAACGGCGCCCGGCGCGACGTGCTGCACGGCGGTGTCCGGCGTGCTGGGGTCGAGCCCGCGGTGCCTCTGCATGGTGCTCGGCGGCACAGCGGCCACGCTCGGCGTCGCCATGGACAGCGCTCGCGCGCTGCAGCTCCCCGCGGCGTGCCGGGTCCAGCCCCCGCCCGCCAGCCAGTGCGACTGTAA CCATGGGAGTTCCGGCGGCGTTCTCCTATCCAAGCATTGCTCCGGCAGGTACGTGCAAAACGTCTACCGCCTGACAATATCAGAGCCACGGCACTGA
- the LOC124697670 gene encoding non-specific lipid transfer protein GPI-anchored 5-like — MAAIRARCLFLAAAALLVTSAYAQSGCTVALIGLYPCMNYISGNETAPAKSCCSQLSSVVQSQPECLCSALGGDSVGGMTINKTRALELPKACNVQTPPVSKCNGAGSASAPVADAPTTPTTPELQTPAAAGSGSKATPSGYMQQNGVSSLHGPASLVFALAAAAFYTMSTV, encoded by the exons ATGGCGGCGATCAGAGCAAGATGCCTCTTCCTGGCGGCGGCCGCGCTGCTGGTGACGTCGGCCTATGCGCAGTCCGGGTGCACGGTGGCGCTGATCGGCCTGTACCCGTGCATGAACTACATCAGTGGCAATGAGACTGCGCCGGCCAAGTCATGCTGCTCGCAGCTCAGCTCTGTAGTGCAGTCGCAGCCGGAGTGCCTCTGtagcgcgctcggcggcgactccGTCGGCGGCATGACCATCAACAAGACGCGCGCGCTCGAGCTGCCCAAGGCGTGCAACGTGCAGACCCCGCCGGTGAGCAAGTGCAACGGCG CTGGTAGTGCGAGTGCTCCGGTCGCCGATGCGCCGACCACGCCGACTACGCCGGAGTTGCAGACACCTGCGGCTGCCGGCTCAGGGTCAAAGGCGACCCCATCAGGGTATATGCAGCAGAATGGTGTCTCGTCGCTCCATGGCCCAGCGAGTCTGGTGTTCGCGCTGGCGGCCGCTGCGTTCTACACCATGTCCACTGTGTGA